One Halobaculum marinum genomic window carries:
- a CDS encoding nucleotide sugar dehydrogenase yields the protein MLNNGQESDGRGAVTPSTVRIAVVGVGRIGIHRAVTFAEAGVDVVGYDVDESRIAAYRRGHDPTGTVDDERLAAATCSFSADPECLATADLVFVAVPTRHAPDAGEPHATIRSVGRTVGEHCAPGATVVLESTVPPGTTADVFAPAVEGASDRDAGASVDVAYAPERFSMGSSAAEWRAEPRLVGADVPAVAARVAAAYELVYETVHVVEGTAVAEAAKCVENVYRDATIAVVNELASALAALGVDADRALAAAATKRNVPNLEPGLVGGQCLPEDPLLFADRVGDVGESMPLVRTARAVNEGVVDRVADTTVAALAARKRRVGRESPRPQATGPPVEHAAVLPDGAGDSSDPVAAADTGPDPSGESETVVLAGLAYKPDVSDLSGSRCGEVATRLAEHGVDVVGYDPLVDADTADRSLPFPVSETDPFDGVDGVVVLVGHTAFDDLSPESIANAAAPDPAVVDLPRAFDRSTASRANVVYRCP from the coding sequence ATGCTGAACAACGGACAGGAGTCGGACGGACGCGGCGCGGTGACGCCGTCGACTGTCCGGATTGCGGTCGTCGGCGTCGGGCGCATCGGCATCCACCGCGCGGTCACGTTCGCCGAGGCGGGTGTGGACGTCGTCGGCTACGACGTAGACGAGTCGCGGATCGCCGCGTACCGACGCGGCCACGACCCGACCGGAACCGTCGACGACGAACGGCTCGCGGCGGCGACCTGTTCGTTCAGCGCCGACCCGGAGTGCCTCGCGACCGCCGACCTCGTGTTCGTCGCCGTCCCGACGCGCCACGCGCCCGACGCGGGCGAACCGCACGCGACGATCCGATCGGTGGGTAGGACCGTCGGCGAGCACTGCGCTCCCGGGGCGACCGTCGTGCTCGAATCGACGGTGCCGCCGGGGACGACGGCGGACGTGTTCGCGCCGGCGGTCGAGGGTGCGTCAGACCGCGACGCGGGCGCGTCGGTCGACGTCGCGTACGCTCCCGAGCGGTTCTCGATGGGCAGTTCCGCCGCGGAGTGGCGCGCGGAACCCCGACTCGTCGGCGCCGACGTCCCCGCCGTCGCCGCCCGCGTGGCCGCGGCGTACGAACTCGTGTACGAGACGGTCCACGTCGTCGAGGGGACGGCGGTCGCCGAGGCCGCGAAGTGCGTCGAGAACGTGTACCGCGACGCCACCATCGCCGTCGTGAACGAACTGGCGAGCGCGCTGGCGGCGCTCGGCGTCGATGCCGACCGGGCGCTTGCGGCGGCGGCGACGAAGCGGAACGTCCCGAATCTCGAACCGGGCCTCGTGGGCGGGCAGTGTCTCCCGGAGGACCCGCTGTTGTTCGCCGATCGGGTCGGCGACGTCGGCGAGTCGATGCCGCTCGTGCGGACTGCGCGCGCAGTCAACGAGGGCGTCGTCGACCGCGTCGCCGACACCACGGTCGCGGCACTCGCCGCACGGAAGCGCCGCGTCGGTCGCGAGTCGCCGCGTCCGCAGGCGACCGGTCCGCCGGTCGAACACGCTGCAGTCCTCCCGGACGGTGCCGGCGACTCGTCGGACCCCGTCGCAGCGGCAGACACAGGTCCAGACCCGTCAGGGGAGTCGGAGACTGTCGTCCTCGCGGGACTCGCGTACAAGCCGGACGTGAGCGACCTCTCCGGGAGTCGGTGCGGTGAGGTGGCGACGCGACTCGCCGAGCACGGCGTCGACGTCGTCGGCTACGACCCGCTGGTCGACGCCGACACGGCCGACCGCTCGCTTCCGTTCCCCGTCAGCGAGACGGACCCCTTCGACGGGGTCGACGGCGTCGTCGTTCTCGTCGGCCACACGGCGTTCGACGACCTGTCGCCCGAGTCGATCGCGAACGCCGCGGCGCCCGACCCCGCGGTCGTCGACCTGCCTCGAGCGTTCGACCGCTCGACCGCTTCGCGAGCGAACGTCGTCTACAGGTGTCCGTGA
- a CDS encoding DUF7542 family protein — METVVRVRCRDCDLAETYDSLRRARTAVADHERTAGHLVDWDIERLAAGVERAGDDAGVCGRDGCENPDSPLLDFGSDTE; from the coding sequence ATGGAGACAGTCGTCAGAGTCCGCTGTCGCGACTGCGACCTCGCGGAGACGTACGACTCGCTGCGCCGCGCGCGGACGGCGGTGGCCGACCACGAACGCACGGCGGGGCACCTCGTCGACTGGGATATCGAGCGGCTGGCGGCGGGCGTCGAGCGGGCCGGCGACGACGCCGGCGTGTGTGGTCGCGACGGGTGTGAGAACCCCGACTCGCCGCTGTTGGACTTCGGCTCGGACACCGAGTGA
- a CDS encoding DMT family transporter gives MNRYRSLGLFLALAAIWGSAFMAIKAGLAFFPPVLFAAVRYDIAGVVMLAYAVYATDTPVPRGRDQWAEVLVGAVLLIAAYHALLFVGEADDAVTSAAAAVVVSLSPVLTTGFARALLPSERLTVVGVVGLLLGLVGVAVLSDLDPANLLAGGTIPKLLILGAAASFALGSVITRRIDSDVPIETMEAWAMLLGALLMHAASAGLGESVASVDLTLDAVLALAYLSLAASALGFLIYFDLLDRLGPIEINLVSYVAPVFAALSAWLFLQEVPDAATAGGFVLIFAGFVLLKRDAIRREVGKLTGGDPARAD, from the coding sequence GTGAACCGGTATCGATCACTCGGGCTGTTTCTCGCGCTCGCCGCCATCTGGGGGTCGGCGTTCATGGCCATCAAGGCGGGGCTGGCGTTCTTCCCGCCGGTGTTGTTCGCCGCGGTCCGGTACGACATCGCGGGCGTCGTGATGCTCGCGTACGCGGTGTACGCCACCGACACACCGGTGCCGCGGGGGCGCGACCAGTGGGCCGAGGTGCTCGTGGGTGCGGTGCTGCTCATCGCGGCGTACCACGCCCTGTTGTTCGTGGGGGAGGCCGACGACGCCGTGACGAGCGCCGCCGCCGCGGTCGTGGTGAGTCTGAGTCCGGTGCTCACCACCGGGTTCGCCCGGGCACTGTTACCCAGCGAGCGCCTCACCGTCGTCGGCGTGGTCGGTCTCCTGCTCGGCCTCGTCGGCGTGGCGGTGCTGTCTGACCTCGACCCGGCCAACCTCCTCGCCGGCGGCACCATCCCCAAACTGCTCATCCTCGGCGCCGCCGCGTCGTTCGCCCTCGGGAGCGTGATCACCCGTCGGATCGACTCCGACGTGCCCATCGAGACGATGGAGGCGTGGGCGATGCTCCTCGGCGCGCTGCTCATGCACGCCGCCTCCGCCGGCCTCGGCGAGTCGGTCGCGAGCGTGGACCTCACTCTCGACGCGGTGCTGGCGCTCGCGTATCTCTCGCTTGCGGCCAGTGCGCTCGGATTCTTGATCTACTTCGACCTGCTCGACCGGCTCGGGCCGATCGAGATCAACCTCGTCTCGTACGTCGCGCCCGTGTTCGCCGCGCTGTCGGCGTGGCTGTTCCTCCAGGAGGTGCCGGACGCCGCCACGGCTGGCGGGTTCGTGCTTATCTTCGCCGGGTTCGTCCTGCTCAAGCGGGACGCGATCCGTCGCGAGGTCGGGAAGCTGACCGGGGGCGACCCGGCCCGCGCGGACTGA
- a CDS encoding ABC transporter permease: protein MITDTASVTGASSPASAAWAVCRFEAERRLRASLWLAVGLTLFGLLFVWIGPDIVAGGEVDQLLDSMPAPMVALLGFETLSSLAGLLAGEFYTFGWVVALAGYVAYSAANGVARPLRDDRMETLLAASVPRTSVLLGTFLALLVPIAVANVAVPAALYAGSVAVGHPLDPARLFVLHVLAVPFLLSWGALGVLFGVVVRRGRTAGRAALGAVFAAWLVESFTSITEYEWVGAVAPSRYFDPAAVLVDGTTDLAGMAVLCVATVGVLAVSAWLFARWDL, encoded by the coding sequence ATGATCACCGACACCGCGAGCGTGACGGGCGCGTCGTCGCCGGCGAGCGCGGCGTGGGCGGTGTGTCGGTTCGAGGCGGAGCGACGCCTCCGCGCAAGCCTGTGGCTCGCCGTCGGTCTCACCCTGTTCGGCCTCCTGTTCGTCTGGATCGGTCCGGACATCGTCGCCGGCGGCGAGGTCGACCAACTGCTCGACTCCATGCCGGCGCCGATGGTCGCCCTGCTTGGGTTCGAGACGCTGAGTTCCTTGGCCGGACTGCTCGCCGGCGAGTTCTACACCTTCGGCTGGGTGGTCGCCCTCGCGGGCTACGTCGCGTACAGCGCCGCCAACGGGGTCGCGCGTCCCCTCCGCGACGACCGGATGGAGACGCTGTTGGCGGCGTCGGTCCCCCGGACGAGCGTCCTCCTCGGGACGTTCCTGGCGCTGCTCGTTCCCATCGCCGTCGCCAACGTTGCCGTCCCGGCGGCGCTGTACGCCGGGTCGGTCGCGGTCGGCCACCCGCTCGACCCGGCGCGCCTGTTCGTGTTGCACGTCCTCGCGGTGCCGTTCCTCCTGTCGTGGGGGGCACTCGGGGTCTTGTTCGGCGTCGTCGTCCGGCGCGGGCGGACCGCCGGGCGCGCGGCGCTCGGGGCCGTCTTCGCGGCGTGGCTCGTCGAGTCGTTCACGAGCATCACCGAGTACGAGTGGGTCGGCGCAGTCGCCCCCTCGCGCTACTTCGACCCAGCCGCCGTGCTCGTGGATGGGACGACCGACCTCGCCGGGATGGCGGTCCTGTGTGTCGCAACCGTCGGTGTGCTCGCCGTGAGCGCCTGGCTGTTCGCTCGGTGGGACCTCTGA